Proteins encoded together in one Otariodibacter oris window:
- a CDS encoding metallophosphoesterase family protein, whose translation MILFAGDPHGNYSHLYPFVQEQENVSLIILGDLQLTTTDELDKLAQYCDLWFIHGNHDSKTVAAFDALWGTEWKSRNLHGRVVEIQGTRIAGLGGVFRGHIWMPPHRPMFFDPIHFCQYSPQEKIWRGGVPLRHRTSIFPSDVEALETQKADVLISHEAPRPHPQGFAVLNQLARKMGVRKIFHGHHHDNFDYKPINRNKACDIYNVGFRSIADLDGNYLLRGVDDRD comes from the coding sequence ATGATACTTTTTGCGGGCGATCCTCACGGAAATTATTCCCACCTTTACCCTTTTGTTCAAGAGCAAGAAAATGTGTCGCTCATTATTTTAGGGGATTTACAGCTAACTACAACAGATGAGTTAGATAAGTTGGCCCAATATTGTGATCTATGGTTTATTCATGGCAATCATGACAGTAAAACCGTAGCCGCATTTGATGCTTTATGGGGTACTGAGTGGAAGTCTCGCAATCTGCATGGAAGAGTGGTAGAAATTCAAGGTACCCGCATTGCTGGACTGGGCGGTGTATTCCGAGGGCATATCTGGATGCCTCCCCATCGTCCCATGTTTTTTGACCCTATTCATTTTTGCCAATACTCTCCACAAGAGAAAATATGGAGAGGAGGCGTGCCTTTACGTCATCGCACTTCGATTTTTCCATCAGATGTAGAAGCGTTAGAAACTCAAAAAGCTGATGTGCTGATCTCCCATGAGGCTCCAAGACCTCATCCTCAAGGTTTTGCGGTACTTAATCAATTAGCACGCAAAATGGGTGTACGAAAAATCTTTCACGGACATCATCACGATAACTTCGATTACAAACCTATCAATCGTAATAAAGCTTGCGATATTTACAACGTAGGCTTTAGAAGCATTGCTGATCTCGACGGAAATTATTTATTACGTGGTGTTGATGATAGAGACTAA